A window from Kovacikia minuta CCNUW1 encodes these proteins:
- a CDS encoding Npun_R1517 family heterocyst differentiation transcriptional regulator, with protein sequence MKHDVERQPASVEVGVYECEIHLKFRLIEEKSILSDREKLLETLIDAFVCGTDEYMEPIEIEVEAHAVPEVQASPQMRRRLIRLRNSRDLA encoded by the coding sequence ATGAAACACGATGTTGAACGTCAGCCCGCAAGTGTTGAGGTGGGTGTTTACGAGTGCGAGATTCATCTCAAGTTCAGGTTGATTGAGGAAAAAAGCATCCTGAGCGATCGGGAAAAACTTCTGGAAACCCTGATTGATGCGTTTGTGTGTGGAACCGATGAGTACATGGAGCCGATCGAGATCGAGGTAGAAGCCCATGCGGTACCCGAAGTGCAAGCATCTCCTCAAATGCGGCGTCGGCTAATTCGCTTACGAAATTCCAGAGATCTTGCTTAG
- a CDS encoding IS110 family RNA-guided transposase → MSSSSPVVDAVLGLDIGKTRIHGVLLCGTQALRRKAVANTVAGHQELLAWLSQQRFTQLHACLEATSTYGHAIAKQLHHAGYGVTIANPQAVHAYAQSRLSRTKTDAADARLIAEYCRDLKPELWQPPAPEVEVLQNLMRRVQALEQMIGQETNRLETAPPELVSEINTHITFMEDQLKALRDKIRTHIDQFPGLKRQHELLDSIPGIGPHTAALILAEIGSWQHFASARQLAAYAGLTPQEKTSGTSIHGKPRLCKLGNARLRKALFLPALCLLRWSKPIQAWRAQLLQRHKTKRQVVGAVMHKLIRWIYGVLHANKPFDAQVCFPTSST, encoded by the coding sequence ATGTCATCGTCGTCCCCTGTCGTTGATGCTGTATTGGGTTTAGACATTGGCAAAACACGGATTCATGGGGTGTTGCTCTGTGGCACCCAAGCGCTTCGACGCAAAGCGGTCGCCAACACAGTTGCTGGGCACCAAGAATTGCTCGCTTGGTTGAGCCAGCAACGCTTTACCCAGTTACATGCCTGTCTCGAAGCCACCAGCACCTATGGGCATGCCATCGCCAAGCAGTTGCATCACGCCGGGTATGGCGTGACGATTGCCAATCCCCAAGCGGTCCATGCTTATGCCCAGAGTCGCTTGAGTCGCACCAAGACCGATGCGGCTGATGCTCGCTTAATTGCCGAATACTGCCGTGACCTGAAGCCTGAGCTTTGGCAACCACCGGCCCCTGAGGTGGAAGTGTTGCAAAATCTGATGCGACGGGTGCAGGCCCTCGAGCAGATGATTGGACAGGAAACCAATCGCCTCGAAACGGCTCCCCCTGAGTTGGTAAGCGAGATTAATACTCACATCACCTTTATGGAAGACCAACTCAAAGCCTTGCGAGACAAGATTCGAACCCATATCGACCAATTCCCCGGTCTCAAACGGCAACACGAATTGCTCGATTCGATTCCTGGTATTGGTCCTCACACCGCGGCCCTGATTCTCGCAGAAATCGGCAGTTGGCAGCACTTTGCTTCGGCTCGGCAGTTGGCGGCTTACGCCGGACTCACGCCCCAGGAAAAAACCTCTGGCACATCGATTCACGGCAAGCCCAGGCTGTGCAAACTTGGTAATGCCCGCTTACGCAAAGCCCTGTTTCTCCCAGCCCTGTGCCTTTTACGCTGGAGCAAGCCGATTCAAGCTTGGCGCGCACAACTCCTCCAGCGCCACAAAACTAAGCGTCAAGTCGTCGGGGCCGTGATGCATAAGCTGATTCGCTGGATTTACGGGGTTCTGCACGCCAATAAACCTTTTGACGCCCAGGTCTGCTTCCCGACCTCATCGACTTGA
- a CDS encoding ABC transporter ATP-binding protein, with product MTAINEPPSVRFEQVSLVPKALGSGSLRQKGTMVRETVYLLKEISFEAGRGDRVALVGPSGAGKTSLLRLLNRLSDPTQGTIYLNGTKLSQIPVVQLRQRVVLVLQESKLLGMTVQQALEYPLRLQQTNDKLIRQRVAEWTERLRIPSEWLSRTELQLSVGQRQMVAIARALIMQPSVLLLDEPTSALDAGRAALLLNVLEDLSKTDRTTIFMVNHQLNLAEQFCDRVLQLQQGILIRDVLKAQVNWKAVEQQLISAEAKQVEEWG from the coding sequence ATGACTGCTATTAATGAGCCACCCTCCGTCCGTTTTGAGCAGGTCAGCCTTGTTCCTAAAGCTTTGGGATCTGGAAGCCTGAGGCAAAAGGGGACAATGGTAAGGGAAACAGTGTATTTGCTGAAGGAGATTTCTTTTGAGGCAGGGCGGGGCGATCGCGTTGCCCTTGTTGGTCCCTCAGGTGCAGGGAAAACATCCCTTCTGCGCTTGTTGAACCGGTTGAGTGACCCTACCCAGGGCACAATTTACTTGAATGGGACGAAATTAAGCCAGATTCCGGTAGTTCAACTCCGACAACGGGTTGTTCTGGTTTTACAAGAATCTAAATTGTTGGGTATGACGGTTCAACAGGCCCTTGAGTACCCTTTAAGGTTACAGCAGACCAACGACAAATTGATTCGGCAGAGGGTTGCAGAATGGACAGAGCGCTTGCGAATTCCCTCAGAGTGGTTGAGCCGAACTGAACTGCAACTCTCGGTGGGGCAACGCCAGATGGTAGCGATCGCCCGTGCCCTGATCATGCAGCCCAGCGTACTTTTGTTGGATGAGCCAACCTCCGCCCTGGACGCGGGCCGTGCTGCCCTGCTGCTCAATGTTCTGGAAGATCTCTCTAAAACCGATAGAACAACGATATTTATGGTTAACCATCAACTGAACCTGGCAGAGCAGTTCTGCGATCGAGTTTTACAGTTACAGCAGGGGATCTTAATTCGGGATGTATTGAAAGCGCAGGTAAATTGGAAAGCAGTAGAGCAGCAATTAATCAGCGCCGAAGCTAAGCAGGTTGAGGAATGGGGGTAG
- a CDS encoding P-II family nitrogen regulator, with translation MKKVEAIIRPFKLDEVKIALVNAGIVGMTVSEVRGFGRQKGQTERYRGSEYTVEFLQKLKVEIVVENDQVDMVVEKIIVAARTGEIGDGKIFISPVEQIVRIRTGEKNLEAI, from the coding sequence TTGAAGAAAGTAGAAGCAATCATCCGTCCATTTAAGCTAGACGAAGTGAAGATCGCTCTGGTGAATGCTGGCATTGTCGGTATGACCGTTTCAGAAGTCAGAGGCTTTGGTCGGCAAAAGGGGCAAACTGAGCGTTATCGTGGCTCAGAATACACGGTCGAGTTCTTGCAAAAGCTCAAGGTTGAGATTGTTGTTGAAAATGATCAGGTGGATATGGTGGTTGAAAAAATCATCGTAGCCGCTCGGACAGGCGAAATTGGCGATGGCAAAATCTTTATCAGTCCCGTCGAGCAAATCGTCCGAATTCGGACGGGTGAGAAGAATCTGGAAGCAATCTAA
- the queF gene encoding preQ(1) synthase, with protein MSYSPAQRSPLSETENQEHSTESKYGERLIAEGTLITFPNPRIGRRYEIHITLPEFTCKCPFSGYPDFATIHLTYVPNQRVVELKALKLYINNYRDRYISHEESVNQILDDFIAACDPLEIRIKGDFLPRGNVHTVIEVNHHKEA; from the coding sequence ATGAGCTATTCTCCCGCCCAGCGATCGCCCCTCTCTGAAACTGAAAATCAGGAACACAGTACAGAGTCAAAATATGGGGAGCGTTTAATTGCAGAGGGCACCTTGATTACGTTTCCCAATCCCAGGATTGGACGGCGCTACGAAATTCATATTACGCTGCCGGAATTTACCTGTAAGTGCCCGTTTTCTGGTTATCCTGACTTTGCCACTATCCACCTTACCTATGTTCCTAATCAGCGGGTCGTGGAGTTGAAGGCGTTGAAGCTATATATCAACAACTACCGCGATCGCTACATTTCCCACGAAGAGTCTGTCAATCAAATCCTGGATGATTTCATCGCCGCCTGTGATCCCCTAGAAATTCGGATTAAAGGTGACTTCTTACCCCGTGGGAATGTCCACACGGTGATTGAAGTGAACCACCATAAAGAAGCTTAG